A section of the Caldanaerobius polysaccharolyticus DSM 13641 genome encodes:
- a CDS encoding PhoH family protein yields the protein MALFGKFDENIKMIEESLNVQVTARGNELKVKGQDEAVDAACKLIYRLLEMLEHGEMITPQNIMYVMNLINVGEEEKIKSILSDVVLITFRGKHIKCKTIGQKNYVNAIKNNDIVFGIGPAGTGKTYLAMAMAIAAFKNREVNRIILTRPAVEAGEKLGFLPGDLQDKVDPYLRPLYDALHDMLGYDTFNKYIEKGLIEVAPLAYMRGRTLDDAFIILDEAQNTTPEQMKMFLTRIGFGSKAVITGDVTQIDLPKDKESGLVTVMDILEGIKGISFVYLTERDVVRHPLVQKIIQAYNEYDKRNKGNYSVKANR from the coding sequence ATGGCCCTGTTCGGCAAATTTGATGAAAACATAAAGATGATAGAAGAGAGCTTAAATGTACAGGTAACCGCGAGGGGCAATGAGCTCAAGGTAAAAGGCCAGGACGAAGCAGTGGATGCGGCGTGTAAACTCATATACAGGTTGCTGGAGATGCTAGAGCACGGCGAGATGATTACGCCTCAAAATATAATGTACGTTATGAATCTGATAAATGTAGGTGAGGAGGAAAAGATAAAGAGCATATTGTCCGATGTAGTGCTTATAACCTTTAGGGGTAAGCACATAAAGTGTAAGACTATAGGGCAGAAAAATTATGTAAATGCGATAAAAAACAACGACATCGTGTTTGGCATAGGTCCTGCTGGGACAGGTAAGACGTATCTGGCTATGGCGATGGCCATCGCTGCGTTTAAAAATAGAGAAGTCAACAGGATAATATTGACAAGACCTGCTGTAGAGGCGGGCGAAAAACTGGGCTTTTTGCCAGGCGACCTTCAGGATAAAGTAGACCCGTACCTTAGGCCGTTGTACGATGCCCTCCACGATATGTTGGGTTACGATACCTTTAACAAGTACATTGAAAAAGGGCTTATAGAGGTAGCGCCCCTCGCTTACATGCGCGGTAGGACTTTGGATGATGCCTTTATCATTTTAGACGAGGCTCAAAATACTACGCCTGAACAGATGAAGATGTTTTTGACCCGTATAGGCTTTGGCTCTAAAGCGGTTATAACAGGGGATGTAACTCAGATAGATTTGCCTAAAGATAAGGAGTCCGGGTTAGTAACGGTTATGGATATACTGGAAGGCATAAAAGGCATATCCTTTGTGTACCTTACAGAGCGCGATGTGGTAAGGCACCCGCTGGTGCAAAAGATAATACAGGCTTACAACGAGTATGACAAGAGGAATAAGGGCAATTACTCTGTAAAAGCTAACAGGTGA
- a CDS encoding HD family phosphohydrolase, producing the protein MLSVQRRFNSLRGVYGRTISPKGIEKLILLAAVYIIVFLVLLNGVSPKKYELKVGDISYTDIKAPRDFIDEYATKRKVDAAVNAVKPKYDLDDSVLQQSQSKVEGFFNEFISRGSDKLNISAVKSYIDMDDKLIEYLQSLKVDQLTQLKTIAIKTVDDVLSKPVPIDSIDSARLTAKNQILTLDIPDKSRSVLMQIIDAVIKPNMIYNEEETRMAKMQAAQSVEKVMYKKGQSIIKSGDIVTPDQYRILKAMGLLKDQSHTDLWLYAGVASFSSLLIGILTAYIVLFKKDLKEDISKLLLLSILFILPLLFLLAFKDVSVYYIPISSFAMLSTVIFDFITALIGVLALLIIGSSIIGFTPALISIGFVGPIVAIMMLHRANHRNALMWTGLAVSAANSIGVISLGLINSSDIMMVFKESPWGILNGLVSTVFAIGTLPFWEAAFCVVTPMRLIELSNPDQPLLKKLLLDAPGTYHHSVIVANLAEAAASEIGADRLLARVGAYYHDIGKTTRPYFFKENQLTMDNPHDRISPDLSYLVIVSHVKDGSNMAKKYRLPGMIRDIIEQHHGTTLVSYFYNKALNTGSECEEKDYKYPGPKPTSKEAALVMLADSVEAAVRSMSDPTEEGIDKMIKKIIRMRMEDGQFDSCDLTFKDLGDIATAFKKVLMGIFHDRIEYPEVQS; encoded by the coding sequence ATGCTCAGCGTACAAAGACGCTTTAATTCCCTGCGGGGGGTTTACGGGAGGACCATTTCGCCCAAGGGCATTGAAAAATTGATTTTGCTGGCGGCTGTGTATATAATCGTATTTCTTGTGCTGCTCAATGGCGTTTCTCCTAAAAAATATGAGTTAAAAGTGGGGGATATATCCTACACCGACATAAAAGCGCCCAGGGATTTCATAGACGAATACGCCACCAAGCGCAAGGTTGACGCTGCTGTCAATGCTGTAAAGCCTAAATACGATCTAGACGACAGCGTGCTCCAGCAGTCTCAAAGCAAAGTAGAGGGTTTTTTTAATGAATTTATAAGCAGAGGTAGCGACAAACTTAACATATCTGCCGTAAAGTCTTATATAGACATGGACGATAAACTGATAGAATACCTCCAGAGCTTGAAGGTTGATCAGTTGACCCAGCTAAAAACGATTGCCATAAAGACAGTAGACGACGTCCTTTCAAAGCCTGTGCCTATTGACAGCATTGACAGTGCCAGGTTAACTGCCAAGAACCAGATATTGACACTGGATATTCCTGATAAGTCCAGAAGTGTGTTGATGCAGATAATCGATGCAGTGATTAAACCCAATATGATATATAACGAAGAAGAAACTAGGATGGCTAAAATGCAAGCAGCCCAGAGCGTGGAAAAAGTGATGTACAAAAAAGGGCAGAGCATAATAAAGAGCGGGGATATAGTGACACCGGACCAGTACAGGATTTTAAAGGCAATGGGCCTTTTAAAAGACCAAAGTCACACTGACTTGTGGCTTTACGCAGGTGTTGCATCCTTTTCCTCTTTGTTAATAGGGATTTTGACTGCGTATATCGTGCTGTTTAAGAAGGATTTAAAGGAAGATATAAGCAAGCTGCTCTTGCTGAGCATTTTATTTATTCTTCCTTTGCTTTTCCTTTTGGCTTTTAAAGATGTATCTGTGTACTATATACCTATAAGCAGCTTTGCTATGCTATCCACGGTTATTTTTGACTTTATCACAGCCCTTATAGGGGTATTGGCGCTGCTTATTATAGGCAGCTCTATAATAGGCTTTACCCCTGCACTTATATCCATAGGCTTTGTAGGACCTATTGTCGCCATTATGATGCTCCATAGGGCAAACCACCGAAATGCCCTCATGTGGACAGGGCTGGCGGTGAGCGCCGCCAACTCTATCGGCGTTATAAGCCTTGGCCTCATAAACAGCAGCGATATAATGATGGTCTTTAAAGAAAGTCCGTGGGGGATTTTAAACGGATTGGTGTCAACGGTATTTGCTATTGGTACCCTCCCTTTTTGGGAAGCTGCTTTTTGCGTTGTTACCCCTATGAGGCTTATAGAGCTGTCCAATCCTGACCAGCCCCTTTTAAAAAAATTGCTGCTGGATGCTCCTGGCACCTATCACCACAGCGTCATCGTGGCAAATCTGGCGGAAGCTGCTGCCAGCGAGATAGGGGCGGACAGGCTGTTGGCCAGAGTAGGCGCGTATTACCACGATATAGGCAAGACCACGAGACCGTATTTTTTCAAAGAAAACCAGTTGACGATGGACAATCCCCATGACCGCATATCCCCTGACCTGAGTTATCTTGTCATCGTATCCCACGTAAAAGACGGCTCTAATATGGCAAAAAAGTACCGATTGCCCGGAATGATAAGGGATATAATAGAGCAACATCACGGTACAACCCTGGTATCCTATTTTTACAACAAAGCGCTTAACACGGGGTCAGAGTGCGAAGAAAAAGATTACAAGTATCCTGGACCCAAGCCTACCAGCAAAGAAGCGGCTCTGGTTATGCTGGCGGATTCGGTAGAAGCAGCAGTGAGGTCTATGTCCGATCCCACTGAGGAAGGTATAGATAAAATGATAAAGAAGATAATAAGGATGAGAATGGAAGATGGGCAGTTTGACAGCTGTGACCTGACTTTTAAGGACCTGGGAGATATAGCTACCGCTTTTAAAAAAGTCCTTATGGGTATATTCCACGATAGGATAGAATACCCTGAGGTACAGAGCTAA
- the ybeY gene encoding rRNA maturation RNase YbeY, translating into MEVYIDDRQKDVDITDELKELLVKVAESAAKSEGFEDVEVSISIVDDQEIRRLNRDYRSVDRPTDVLSFPMMDFEGDDAIIQEATDVVMLGDIVISAARAKSQATDYGHSFEREMAFLTVHGMLHLMGYDHERPEDARVMREKEEKILTELGIERK; encoded by the coding sequence ATGGAGGTTTACATTGACGACAGGCAGAAAGATGTAGATATCACCGACGAGCTTAAAGAGCTGCTGGTAAAAGTAGCTGAAAGCGCTGCTAAGTCTGAAGGCTTTGAGGACGTAGAAGTGAGCATTTCTATTGTAGACGACCAAGAGATCAGGAGACTAAACAGGGACTATAGGAGTGTAGATAGACCTACAGATGTACTGTCTTTTCCTATGATGGACTTTGAAGGAGACGATGCTATCATCCAGGAAGCCACAGACGTGGTAATGTTGGGGGATATAGTTATATCCGCGGCAAGGGCTAAATCCCAGGCGACGGATTACGGCCACAGCTTTGAGAGGGAGATGGCTTTTTTAACCGTTCACGGTATGTTGCACCTTATGGGTTATGACCACGAAAGGCCTGAAGATGCCCGTGTGATGAGGGAAAAAGAAGAAAAAATTCTAACAGAATTGGGTATAGAGAGAAAATGA
- a CDS encoding diacylglycerol kinase, with the protein MKSRNIADSFNNAINGVIYAFKSQRNMKVHFAIAVIVLLLSLFFDLNKWEFLILLFSIALVFVTELLNTAIEAVVDLITEKHHRCAAIAKDVAAGAVLVSALNAIAVGYILFIYRANGIIRNVFYRVKHSPPYLTFVVLILIMMLTIVLKAYFKEGIPLRGGMPSGHSALAFGIATSISFLTENVLVAILAFLLAFLVAQSRVEGRIHDLYQVIAGAALGMAVSVLIFQLLE; encoded by the coding sequence ATGAAGTCCAGGAACATCGCAGATAGCTTTAATAACGCCATAAATGGCGTCATATACGCTTTCAAATCTCAAAGGAATATGAAAGTCCATTTTGCTATTGCCGTCATTGTATTGCTGTTAAGCCTTTTTTTTGATTTGAATAAGTGGGAATTCCTTATATTGCTTTTTTCCATTGCGCTGGTCTTTGTAACTGAGCTGTTGAATACAGCCATCGAGGCTGTAGTGGATCTTATAACCGAAAAGCACCACCGCTGTGCGGCGATAGCCAAGGACGTAGCGGCTGGGGCCGTGCTGGTGTCAGCCTTAAATGCGATTGCTGTAGGGTATATACTTTTTATATACAGAGCTAATGGAATAATTAGAAATGTTTTCTACAGAGTTAAACATTCCCCGCCGTACTTGACCTTTGTGGTGCTTATACTCATCATGATGCTCACCATAGTGTTAAAAGCCTATTTTAAAGAGGGAATACCCCTTAGAGGGGGAATGCCCAGCGGTCACAGCGCGTTGGCGTTTGGTATAGCGACGTCCATTTCCTTTCTCACTGAAAACGTGCTGGTGGCTATACTGGCGTTTTTACTGGCCTTTTTAGTGGCCCAGTCTAGAGTAGAGGGCAGGATCCACGATTTGTACCAGGTAATAGCTGGAGCGGCATTGGGCATGGCCGTAAGCGTATTGATATTCCAATTATTAGAATAA
- the era gene encoding GTPase Era — MYRSGFVTIIGRTNVGKSTLMNALLGEKISIISHKPQTTRNEIKGILSGEDYQIVFLDTPGLHKPKNKLGEFMIKTALNTLEEVDCVLFMVEADSEVGSGDKYIAGLLKDVKTPIVLVLNKIDMVDQEVLKQRVEEYSRLGNFTAVVCISAHNGVNLQELIDVVKKVLPEGPRYFPEDMITDQPERNIVSELIREKMLLLLKEEVPHGIAVDVESITYVEQKDLVEIRATVYCEKESHKMIIIGKNGSMIKKIGTMAREDIERLLGSKVYLDLWVKVKKDWRNDEKILKILGYR; from the coding sequence ATGTACCGATCAGGATTTGTGACGATTATAGGTAGGACCAATGTGGGAAAGTCTACGCTTATGAACGCCTTGCTGGGCGAGAAGATCTCAATCATATCCCATAAGCCACAGACGACCCGCAATGAGATAAAGGGCATATTATCAGGAGAAGATTATCAAATTGTGTTTTTAGACACCCCAGGGCTTCATAAGCCCAAGAACAAACTAGGGGAGTTTATGATTAAGACCGCCCTTAATACGCTGGAGGAAGTGGATTGCGTATTGTTTATGGTAGAGGCGGATTCAGAGGTGGGCTCTGGAGATAAATACATAGCAGGGCTTTTAAAGGATGTAAAAACGCCTATAGTACTGGTCTTGAATAAAATTGACATGGTAGATCAGGAGGTTTTAAAGCAGAGAGTTGAGGAGTACAGCAGACTAGGGAATTTTACGGCGGTGGTGTGCATTTCCGCGCATAATGGCGTCAACCTGCAAGAATTGATTGATGTAGTAAAGAAAGTGCTTCCCGAAGGCCCCCGGTATTTTCCTGAAGATATGATTACAGATCAGCCTGAGAGGAATATTGTGTCGGAGTTGATCAGAGAGAAAATGCTTTTGCTCCTTAAAGAGGAGGTGCCTCATGGTATAGCGGTAGACGTGGAGAGCATAACGTATGTGGAGCAAAAAGATTTAGTCGAGATAAGGGCGACCGTGTACTGCGAAAAAGAATCTCACAAAATGATAATTATAGGTAAAAACGGAAGCATGATAAAGAAGATAGGCACGATGGCCAGAGAAGACATAGAGAGGCTTTTAGGTAGCAAGGTTTATTTGGATCTATGGGTTAAGGTCAAAAAAGATTGGAGAAATGACGAAAAAATCTTAAAAATATTAGGGTATCGTTGA
- a CDS encoding YqzL family protein translates to MNELLWQLFKKTGDIRVYILYKNLEKIYYYKLKEKGFREKAKL, encoded by the coding sequence ATGAATGAGTTGTTGTGGCAGTTATTCAAGAAAACCGGTGATATACGGGTGTATATATTATATAAGAATCTGGAAAAGATTTATTATTATAAACTGAAGGAAAAGGGTTTTCGAGAAAAGGCAAAGTTATGA
- the recO gene encoding DNA repair protein RecO produces MKKFLKTQAVVVKCQDFGEADRLITLLTGPYGLLRAVVKGARKSKSRLAFGTQLLSRGYYDLYRGKTFYTVTQCESVKSFVSVYSDVNKFPYASAVVELVTYVGTEGQPNYPLYRLVVSTLEELDRCKENLESYLIYFVMKAISIAGFMPELGCCVQCKSPVEVPIYFSIREGGIVCPRCAYNNLEVQKVAPEVIAVLRYVLASNMRNAKNLALDDSVSVQINRLLAEFVSYYFDREFKSLKFIEKVSV; encoded by the coding sequence ATGAAAAAATTTCTAAAAACGCAGGCTGTTGTGGTTAAGTGCCAGGATTTTGGGGAAGCCGACAGATTGATTACGCTGTTGACAGGCCCTTATGGGTTGCTGCGCGCTGTGGTCAAAGGGGCACGCAAGAGCAAAAGCAGGTTGGCTTTTGGAACGCAGCTTTTGTCAAGGGGGTATTATGACCTTTATCGGGGCAAGACCTTTTACACGGTAACTCAATGTGAATCGGTAAAATCCTTTGTGAGCGTTTACAGTGACGTGAATAAATTTCCTTATGCCAGCGCTGTAGTCGAGTTGGTGACGTATGTAGGGACGGAAGGGCAACCTAATTACCCTTTGTACAGGCTGGTGGTAAGCACATTAGAAGAGCTGGACAGGTGTAAAGAAAACCTTGAGAGCTATCTGATCTACTTTGTGATGAAGGCTATAAGCATAGCTGGTTTTATGCCTGAACTGGGCTGTTGCGTCCAATGTAAATCGCCTGTTGAGGTGCCGATTTACTTCAGCATAAGAGAAGGGGGTATAGTTTGCCCCAGATGTGCTTACAATAACTTAGAAGTACAAAAGGTGGCTCCTGAAGTAATAGCGGTGTTGAGGTATGTGCTGGCGTCAAATATGAGGAACGCTAAAAACCTCGCTTTGGATGATAGCGTATCTGTTCAAATAAACAGGCTGTTGGCAGAATTTGTGAGCTATTACTTTGACAGAGAGTTTAAATCGCTAAAATTTATCGAGAAAGTGAGTGTTTGA
- a CDS encoding DUF4342 domain-containing protein — MDVRLEDIDIIRERTGVSYSKAKEALEKTGGNVVDAIIYLENEGKSTWSENISVKGSELLKKLEDIIKKGNVTKIRVKKGDKVIVDIPVTVGVITTVFFPYLALLGSVIALAAEYTLQIERPSGEITSIMVSEKDNKGKM, encoded by the coding sequence GTGGATGTGCGTTTGGAGGATATAGATATCATTAGAGAGAGAACAGGTGTTAGCTACAGCAAAGCAAAAGAAGCGCTAGAGAAGACGGGTGGCAATGTGGTGGATGCCATTATATATCTGGAAAACGAAGGTAAAAGCACGTGGTCTGAAAACATAAGTGTAAAAGGTTCTGAATTGCTAAAAAAACTGGAGGATATAATTAAAAAAGGGAATGTGACGAAAATAAGGGTTAAAAAAGGAGATAAAGTGATAGTGGATATACCTGTGACTGTAGGGGTAATAACCACTGTGTTTTTCCCTTACCTTGCGTTGCTGGGTTCTGTTATCGCTCTGGCAGCGGAGTACACGCTTCAGATAGAGCGGCCTAGCGGGGAAATTACCTCAATAATGGTTTCGGAAAAAGACAACAAAGGAAAGATGTGA
- a CDS encoding glycine--tRNA ligase, with product MDRLVALCKSRGFVFPGSEIYGGLANAWDYGPLGVELKNNIKKAWWKKFIQENPYNVGVDTAILMNPMVWVASGHVGGFSDPLIDCRNCKVRFRADKLIEDYLKEHGVEGITVDGWSDEQMVKYIREKNIPCPHCGSRDFTDIRKFNLMFKTYQGVTEDSKAEIYLRPETAQGIFVNFKNVQRTTRKKIPFGIGQIGKSFRNEITPGNFIFRTREFEQMELEFFCKPGEDMEWFEYWKKFCYDWLLSLGMNAENIRLRDHSKEELSHYSNATTDIEYLFPFGWGELWGIADRTDFDLRQHMQHSGEDMSYMDPATGEKYIPYCIEPSVGVDRLAMAFLVDAYREEELEGGEVRTVLRLHHALAPIKVAVLPLVKKLSGEALRVYEELRRWYTVDFDETGSIGRRYRRQDEIGTPYCVTLDFDSLNDQSVTVRDRDTMQQVRVPISGLKEYFDERLTF from the coding sequence ATGGACAGATTGGTGGCTTTGTGCAAATCCAGAGGCTTTGTATTTCCGGGTTCAGAGATATATGGAGGTTTGGCAAACGCGTGGGATTACGGCCCGCTGGGCGTAGAGTTAAAAAACAACATAAAAAAAGCATGGTGGAAAAAATTTATACAGGAGAACCCCTATAATGTAGGGGTGGATACAGCTATACTGATGAACCCCATGGTATGGGTGGCTTCAGGGCATGTGGGAGGATTTAGTGACCCTCTTATCGACTGCAGGAATTGCAAGGTCAGATTCAGAGCTGACAAGCTCATAGAAGACTACCTTAAAGAGCACGGGGTAGAAGGGATCACAGTGGATGGCTGGTCTGATGAGCAGATGGTGAAGTACATAAGAGAGAAAAATATACCGTGCCCCCATTGTGGCTCCAGGGATTTTACAGACATAAGGAAATTTAACCTGATGTTTAAGACGTATCAGGGAGTCACGGAGGACTCAAAAGCGGAGATATACTTAAGGCCAGAGACAGCCCAGGGCATTTTTGTGAACTTCAAAAATGTACAGAGAACGACCAGGAAGAAGATACCTTTTGGCATAGGGCAAATTGGTAAGTCCTTCAGAAACGAGATAACCCCTGGAAATTTTATATTCAGGACCAGGGAGTTTGAGCAGATGGAGCTGGAATTTTTCTGCAAGCCAGGCGAGGATATGGAGTGGTTTGAGTACTGGAAAAAGTTCTGCTACGACTGGCTGTTGTCACTGGGGATGAATGCCGAGAACATAAGGTTGAGAGATCATTCCAAAGAGGAATTATCCCATTACAGCAACGCCACCACGGATATAGAATACCTGTTCCCATTTGGGTGGGGTGAGCTGTGGGGCATAGCCGACAGAACCGATTTTGACCTTAGGCAGCATATGCAACACTCCGGAGAGGATATGTCTTACATGGACCCTGCCACCGGTGAAAAGTACATACCTTATTGTATAGAGCCATCTGTAGGCGTGGACAGGTTGGCTATGGCCTTTTTAGTGGACGCTTACAGGGAAGAGGAGCTAGAAGGGGGAGAGGTGCGCACAGTGCTCAGGTTGCACCATGCTCTAGCGCCGATTAAAGTGGCTGTGTTGCCTTTGGTGAAAAAACTCAGTGGCGAGGCCCTTAGGGTATATGAAGAGCTCAGAAGGTGGTATACAGTAGATTTTGATGAGACGGGGAGTATAGGTAGGAGGTACAGAAGGCAGGATGAGATAGGTACGCCTTATTGTGTAACGCTGGATTTTGATTCGTTAAATGACCAAAGTGTCACCGTGAGGGACAGGGATACCATGCAGCAGGTCAGAGTCCCCATAAGCGGCCTTAAGGAGTACTTTGATGAGAGGTTGACATTTTAA
- a CDS encoding deoxyguanosinetriphosphate triphosphohydrolase, translated as MNIRERTEQIEKMILSPYAALSSNTKGRLRDEPKCTIRTEFQRDRDRIIHSKAFRRLKHKTQVFISPLGDHYRTRLTHTLEVAQIARTIARGLKLNEDLTEAIALGHDLGHTPFGHAGEAVLNEIMPDGFRHNEQSLRVVDILEGESGLNLTWEVRDGILNHTRKDKPSTLEGKIIQWADRIAYINHDIDDAIRAGILKIEDLPEETIKVLGFSHSERINNIVVDIITQSLDKNDIILSDRMRYALEVSWNYMYENIYIGSEPKKEEEKAKNLLKELFFYFEKRPELMPPEYIKLINRYSLKRAVCDYIAGMTDQYAIQMFKKIFIPDSWKR; from the coding sequence ATGAATATAAGGGAGAGGACAGAACAGATTGAAAAGATGATCCTATCTCCGTATGCTGCGTTGAGTTCTAATACCAAAGGCAGGCTTAGGGATGAGCCTAAGTGCACTATAAGGACAGAGTTTCAAAGGGATAGAGACAGGATAATACACAGCAAGGCTTTCAGGAGGTTAAAACACAAAACCCAAGTATTCATATCACCTTTGGGAGACCATTACAGGACCAGGTTGACCCATACCCTTGAAGTGGCCCAGATCGCGAGGACGATCGCAAGGGGTCTGAAGTTAAATGAGGACCTGACAGAGGCCATAGCTCTTGGCCATGATCTGGGCCATACGCCCTTCGGTCATGCTGGTGAAGCCGTTTTAAACGAGATAATGCCTGATGGTTTCAGGCATAATGAGCAGAGCCTGCGAGTGGTTGACATTCTGGAAGGAGAAAGTGGACTTAATCTTACGTGGGAAGTAAGAGACGGCATACTCAATCACACGAGAAAGGATAAGCCTTCCACGCTGGAAGGCAAGATAATACAATGGGCAGACAGGATTGCGTATATAAACCATGACATAGATGACGCGATAAGAGCTGGAATACTGAAGATAGAAGATCTGCCCGAAGAGACTATTAAGGTATTGGGGTTTTCCCATAGTGAGAGGATAAACAACATAGTGGTGGATATTATAACGCAAAGCCTTGACAAGAATGATATAATATTAAGTGACAGAATGAGGTATGCGTTGGAAGTATCTTGGAATTATATGTACGAAAATATATATATAGGATCAGAGCCGAAGAAAGAAGAAGAGAAGGCGAAAAACCTGTTGAAAGAACTGTTTTTTTATTTTGAAAAGCGACCTGAACTTATGCCTCCCGAGTATATAAAGTTGATTAATAGATATTCACTTAAGAGAGCCGTATGCGATTACATCGCTGGTATGACTGATCAGTACGCTATTCAGATGTTCAAGAAAATTTTTATACCGGATTCATGGAAGAGATGA
- the dnaG gene encoding DNA primase — MAKFSQDTIQEVMESNDIVDVVSNYVNLKRSGREYRGLCPFHSEKTPSFYVDEDKQVYYCFGCQSGGNVISFIMNIENLSFADAVKFLADRAGITIEEEQKEDPKAVLYRINREAARFYYENLKSRQGAIAYNYLKSRGIKESTIVRFGLGYSQNAWDSLFKYLKAKGYSEEDMVRAGLVIRGKGGTSYFDRYRNRVMFPIIDGRNNVVGFGARSIDGSAPKYLNSPDTEVFNKSSVLYALNIAKRSRSDHFIVVEGYMDAISLHQAGIDYAVASLGTALTQSHVELIKRYKNSVIVAYDADAAGEMATVRGLYLLEKSHLDIRVLEIPEGKDPDEFVRAAGIEAFKKAEDAAVPFIQYRLKMAQKGLKLDNPEEKAVFVQRAADVLADVEDEVKLDAYAKYVAELTGIEENIIKSHILSKVKSKYQQNKNIKYINGNYRHNIDYEKDNAKAIVPLVDKVEETVLSILLNRDDLREKYIGVIEKDLLKHPLSQKVWDHLKAKTLQNENFDIVKMMEILNKDDEIKEVSRIASLRLPERPEDALMEGIYLLKREKLKRLISELTVNINQSKDINIIKKLQQEVMEIKRELCDLDLKKLERRGYNG, encoded by the coding sequence ATGGCTAAATTTTCACAGGACACCATTCAGGAGGTAATGGAGAGCAACGATATAGTTGACGTCGTTTCAAATTACGTCAATCTCAAGAGATCCGGAAGGGAATACAGGGGATTGTGCCCTTTTCACAGCGAAAAGACACCGTCGTTTTATGTCGATGAAGACAAACAGGTGTATTACTGCTTTGGATGTCAAAGCGGTGGAAATGTAATAAGTTTTATCATGAACATAGAGAATTTGAGCTTTGCGGATGCCGTCAAATTCCTTGCGGATAGAGCGGGAATAACAATAGAGGAAGAGCAAAAAGAGGATCCCAAGGCGGTTCTCTACCGCATAAACAGGGAGGCTGCGCGGTTTTACTACGAAAATTTGAAGAGTCGGCAAGGGGCGATTGCTTATAATTATTTAAAGAGCAGGGGGATCAAAGAAAGCACCATTGTAAGGTTTGGGCTTGGGTATTCGCAAAATGCCTGGGATAGCCTGTTCAAATACCTTAAAGCAAAAGGGTACAGCGAGGAGGACATGGTAAGAGCCGGGCTGGTTATAAGAGGAAAAGGCGGTACGTCATACTTTGACAGGTATAGAAACAGGGTTATGTTTCCTATAATAGACGGACGAAATAACGTAGTAGGTTTTGGGGCCAGATCTATCGATGGCAGTGCACCTAAGTACCTTAATTCGCCGGACACTGAGGTGTTTAATAAAAGTTCTGTTCTGTACGCATTGAACATCGCCAAAAGGAGCAGATCTGATCACTTTATCGTCGTGGAAGGATATATGGACGCCATATCCCTCCATCAAGCGGGTATTGATTACGCTGTGGCATCACTGGGAACGGCGTTAACTCAGAGCCACGTAGAGCTGATAAAAAGGTATAAAAACAGCGTAATAGTCGCATATGACGCAGATGCAGCGGGAGAGATGGCTACAGTTCGAGGGCTGTATTTACTGGAGAAGTCCCATCTGGACATCAGGGTATTGGAAATACCGGAGGGCAAAGACCCTGATGAATTTGTCAGGGCGGCGGGAATAGAGGCTTTTAAAAAGGCAGAGGATGCGGCTGTTCCTTTTATACAATACAGGTTAAAGATGGCTCAGAAAGGGCTTAAGTTGGACAACCCTGAAGAAAAGGCCGTATTCGTCCAAAGAGCAGCTGATGTGCTGGCAGATGTAGAAGATGAAGTGAAATTGGACGCTTACGCAAAGTATGTGGCAGAGCTGACGGGTATTGAAGAAAATATTATTAAATCACATATTTTATCAAAAGTCAAGAGCAAATATCAACAAAATAAGAATATTAAGTATATAAATGGGAATTACAGGCATAATATAGATTATGAAAAAGATAATGCTAAGGCCATTGTGCCGTTGGTAGATAAAGTGGAAGAGACGGTATTGAGCATCCTGTTAAACAGGGATGACCTGAGGGAAAAGTATATAGGGGTTATAGAGAAGGATTTGCTCAAACATCCTTTAAGCCAAAAGGTATGGGATCATTTAAAGGCTAAGACGTTGCAAAATGAAAATTTTGATATAGTAAAAATGATGGAAATTTTAAATAAAGATGATGAAATAAAGGAAGTCAGCAGGATTGCGTCCTTGAGGTTACCTGAAAGACCTGAAGATGCCCTGATGGAGGGTATTTATTTGTTAAAAAGGGAAAAGTTAAAAAGATTGATCTCAGAACTTACTGTTAATATAAACCAAAGTAAAGACATAAATATTATAAAAAAGTTACAACAGGAGGTTATGGAAATTAAAAGGGAATTATGTGATTTGGACCTAAAAAAGCTGGAAAGGAGGGGATACAATGGCTAA